The genomic DNA AGGGGGACGGTGGTGACCGGTGTTGAACTGCCGTTGGCGCATCGGGCGACTACCTGAATGGATAGAGCGCGGCCGACATCGGCTATCGTTGGCTGATAGGACCACAGGCCGGTGAGCGGGTCAATAGCGCCCGGGCCGGACAGCAGGGTAAACGTGGCTCCCGCGCAGCCGGAAGGGTTCGTCAGGTCGAAATTGTACTGGAGCAGGTCGCAATACGGAGCGGTGATACCTGCGGGCGAGACGATCACGGGCGGCTGGGTCTGGGCATGGGCGACGATCGCCGCCGACACAATCAGGCAGATCGCGAGCGAACCGACGCGTACGGGTCTGACTCGAGGCATGGCGCGCTTTCTCATGTTCTAGGAATCGGCACAGTGTTGATGGAATTAATATAGTGACTCTGACAACTTTGCCTACGGGAATCGATCGAGGGGGAGGTCGAATTCGGCAAGAAGAAGGACCGGCCGCTTCGGCGACCGGTCCCGGTCAGCAGTCCAAATCAATCGTGCGCGGCTACCCGCAGGATGGATCGCAGGGGGCAGGGCCCGGACCGGAGAGAAACAGATAATTCACGAGTCGGATCAGATCGGACAAGTCCACCCGGCATTCGGCATCACCATCGACATTCCCTTCCGCCATGCAATCGGCAGCCGATCCACCGAGGAAGAGGTAGTTCACGAGGTAGATCAGGTCCGACAGGTCCACAACCTCGGCTGTGTCGTCGTTCACGTTTCCGGTCGAACCCAGGCAGCAACCGGGGAGAATGCCGTCGAACAGCAGAGACCGGGCGTTTGAGACGGCGGCCGTGAGATCGCCGACTGCGCCTTCGTGCACAGTAATAAGGACCGTGAAGTAGAATAGCGTATCTCCCGGCATGAGAATTTCATTGGTCGCATACGTCATGAGCAGGTGCTGATCAGCCTCGCTGCCGTCCGCGCCGAAGCCGGTATTCTGAAGCATGATCTGATAAAGCGTGTCGGGGGGATAGCCCTGATTCGGTATCACCACGTCGGAGTTGAGCACCGTGCGTGCGCCGTAGGCGACAGGCGATGAGTTAATCTCGTAGCCGACCCCGGAGTAGCGCGCGGTCGCCAGCAGAGAAAGGCCGCCAAACCGCGCGGTGTGTGCCTGGCAGGACTGCAGATACTGATCGACGCCGCGCAGGTAGACCAGGTTTTGCGCGAAATCCAGCCCGCCGGTGTTGAGGACGGGCGGGTCGCTGGGGACGTCAAAGTCGACAGCCTCGCCGAATATGAGGTTGTAATGGGGCTGGCCGTCGTACGAGTATGCGCGGGTGCGCTGGATGATGAAGTTCGCGTTGTCGCCGGCATTGCGTGGCGCGTACCAGGTTCTGTCCATGCCGATCGCGCTGTCGTGGCTGACGAAGGTGCCTGAACCGGCGATATCAAAGCTGCCGGTGATCTGCGACTCCAACCACGGAACGGCGCCGATCACCGGGAACAGCCGCTGATCGGGCTGACCGATAAGGCGGAAGAGACAGTTGTCCGCCACCGGTCCGCCACCATCGTCGTGGCCGATAACGGGGCTGCCGTCGAACAGGTAGAGAACCGCTTCGGGGTCGCAGTCGCCCGACAACCGGTAGTCCATGTTGACCGTCCCGCCCGGCCCGCCGCTGCTGCCGACATTGCCGTCCGGCCTCACTACCAGCCGCAGGCTATCGGTGGCCACGGTGTCGGTGCGCGGGCTGCCGCCCGGGAAGTCGCAGGCGTTGCCCAGACCGTCTTCGTCGTCGTCCAGCTGGTCCGGATTGAACACCCAGATACAGTTGTCACAGGCGTTGCCGAAACCGTCGTCGTCGTAGTCCTCCTGCAGCGGGTTGGAGATCGAATCGCAGTTGTCGCACTCGTTGCCGAGGCTGTCCTCGTCGCCGTTGAACTGATCCGGGTTATACGTGCCGGGGCAGTTGTCGGCGAAATTGACGATCCCGTCGCCGTCGTCGTCAAAGACATTCGGGTTGTTGACATAGGCGACCAACAGGTCTCCGGCGATGTAATCGACGCTCACCACTACGCCCGAGGAGCCGAGGTCATACGTACCGCTGTTGGGGACCGAGGTGGGCGTAAACTCATCCTGGAATAAAACGTCGTCGGAAAACAGCGCACCCTTGCGTGTTTCAAACGGGTACCACCACTGGGCGGAATCGCTTACGGTACCGTTGGGGTTGGACGTGTAGTCCATCCCCGGATTGTAGCCGGCGTCTTCGACCGCCACGCGATAATGCGGGTACGTGGGAGTGCCGTTGTTGGACCAATAGGGGAGGTGATCGTCGACATGCGTGATGAGCAGCCCGCGGTCGAGCGTGTCGGCGCCCAGGGCCAGATACGGATAAAACCAGCTCGAGAAATCGGAGTCGGTCTTGTCGAACCGGGCCGAAGAGCGAGGGTTCCGGTACTCGAGCAGGAAGTACTCCAGACCATCGGAGCTGATCGGTATCTTGTACAGCGAGTTGAACCGCGATGTCTCGATCGCGGCGATGGCGACTTCCTGATGTTCGCCCGTCAGGATGGTCGGCTCGATGAATCCAAGGGTCATTTTCGTGTAACCACACATGTGGCTCGGGTTGTCGCCTTTTATCGAGAAGTAGCCGTAACCGCCGTATCCCATGATGTCCCAGTCGTACACGGGATGATCGTTGTTGTCGTTGGGGGTCGTAAAGGTCGAGAACTCGAGTTTATCGTCGTAGTCGTACAGATCCCAGTATCCGAGATTGTGCGTCGTTTCATGGCAGAAGACACGAATGCTGTTCAGCGTATCGACCCCGGTCAGTTCAATCGGGTTGACCGGATTGTGCAGCGGTCGAAGTTCCGGCGACGTGTTCCAGCGCGAAACCATGACGCCGTCGAACGGCCCCGGGCCATAGCCGAGCTGATAGATGTACGCGTACGACCAGATGTCGTTGGGGTCGTGGCTGTCTTCTTCGCCCGTGCCGGAGCGAACAAAAATCACGGCGTCGGCGACATTGTCTCCGTTGGCATCGTATTGTGAGAAGTCGACGAAGGCGTCGAGCGCCGGCAGTATCGATTCAAAATCGAAGTTGGGATTATACGTCCCGGCGTTATACCAGTCGATCACGTCCCCGGACACCGCAAGTTGACCGTAGGTATTCTCGTGAAACCAGTCGGCCATCGATCCGGTCGGGTAGACGTTTCGCGAGAACAACATGCTGTCGATCGTCTCCCGGCTGTAGATGCCGGGGCGGTCCGACCATTCCACCAGAATGGCAAGCACCCTGAGAGTGTCGCCGTCAAATCGCTGTTTGGCGATTGTCGCGCTGTCTTCGGGTGTCAGCGCGCTTCCGGCGGCCTTGCCGAACATGGCGATGATTTCCTCTTGCGGGATGTCGGTCACGATGGCTTGGGAAACATCGGCGTGCGCGATAGCTGGCAGAAGCAGGCTCATCGCGCCGGCCAGCCAGATAAGAATATGACGGGGTGTCATCAGCTCCTCCCACAAATCGTTGCAAAAAGTGAACGGCTCCTTTAGAAAAGATAGCTGCTCGTGCAGCCTATCCAAGGAGTTTGTTTTGTTTGAGATCAGACCCTGCGAACGGAAAAGACCTGCATGTGCGGTGAGGAGAGTGTATAATAGTGTAATATGAGAGCCCTCAGTTTTGTCAGGATCATTATCTGTGGTGTGGTCCTGTTGCACAGTATAGGGGCCGGCGCTCAAAGCGGTGGCACTGGAGGCGCAGCTTACAGGCAGTCCTTTGAGGAACTGACTGCATATCCCAAGGATCCCGATGAGGCCCAGCGAGTGCGGGTCTGGCTTGGGCTGGAGCGGAAGTCCAACTGCCGGGTGACGGTCGATATATTCGATCGCCAGGGAAGGCCGGTGCGCCAGCTGATGAGCCGGCTGATGAAGGCAGGTTACTACAACCTGTACTGGGACAAAAAAGACGACAGCGGCCGGTATGTCGACGACGGGACATACGCCGTTGTCATCAACGACTGCGGCAAAATAAAGAACGATTCCGTGGTGGCTTTCTACCGGCCGTGGGAGCGGTACAGCTCGCTTGAGGTTTTCGGGGAGCGCTCGTCGCCGGTGTTTCGGCTTACCCTTGATGGCGACTCCGCACTGACCCGGCTGGCAATCGTGACGCTCCGGGCCGACACGGTCGCCACCGCTCTGCCAGACACGGTGCTGATATCGGGTGTCCACGAAATCCCGTTCCCGGTCGGGGCTGGTCTGACGAACGGCGCGTATTTGGTCGTGCTGCTTATTAATGAGGAGTATGTCCGCGAGGAGCGGTTCCAGTATACGCCATGATACGCCAAAGTATTACAGCCGCTCTTTTGGTCCTATTGGTCGGTTGTGCGGGGAACAGGCCCGGCGAAGAGACGATGCAGCCTGCCGGAGTCTGGGAGACGGCCTGGGTCGATCCGGAAATCGTAGTTTCGACTGATCTTCTGACGGTGATCAAATCCGCGCGGATTGACTCCTTTCTGGTCGATCTCACCGCGGATACGGTGACGCCCGGGAGGGGCCCCGCTGATCCCGAAGTCACTTTCGAGCTCGCCAACACCGATTGCCGGGTGGCGGCCAACGTGGTTGACGGGCATGGGCGGGTGGTGATGCCGCTGTTGCTTCAGCTACTCGGGCCGGGCCATTACAGGCTGACGGTCAACAAGGTCGTGCTGATTCAGCAGGGTCTGCCGCCGGGCAATTACGCCGTCACCGCATCGGTCTGCGGGGCTCGACAGGTGCGTGAGTTCTCGGTGCCGTAACCCTCCAGGTTCTGACGTTCTTCAAAGATCTTCCGTGACTATCTGAAAACCCCGAGTAGTGATTAACCGCCAAATTTGTCCGGTGTCCGGCGTTTGCGCCGCTCATCTGAATGTTCGAATATTGAACAGTGGTCCCTCTCAGCGACTATCCGCCATCGCCGATATATGGGAAAGAGCCCATGCCCCGGCATGGAAAGTTACGGCACCAACGAGGGATACATCGATGCCCAACATACTTGTTGTCGAAGATAAAGACTCGATGCGGACGATGCTGAGCCAGACCCTTACGGAAGAGGGTTACCGGGTCGATACGGCCGAAGACGGCCGGAAGGCGCTGGATCTGGTCGCGAACAAATCATACGATCTCGTCCTGACCGACCTTCGCATGCCCAG from Candidatus Zixiibacteriota bacterium includes the following:
- a CDS encoding FlgD immunoglobulin-like domain containing protein; this translates as MRALSFVRIIICGVVLLHSIGAGAQSGGTGGAAYRQSFEELTAYPKDPDEAQRVRVWLGLERKSNCRVTVDIFDRQGRPVRQLMSRLMKAGYYNLYWDKKDDSGRYVDDGTYAVVINDCGKIKNDSVVAFYRPWERYSSLEVFGERSSPVFRLTLDGDSALTRLAIVTLRADTVATALPDTVLISGVHEIPFPVGAGLTNGAYLVVLLINEEYVREERFQYTP